The following proteins are co-located in the Vigna unguiculata cultivar IT97K-499-35 chromosome 9, ASM411807v1, whole genome shotgun sequence genome:
- the LOC114163908 gene encoding pre-mRNA-splicing factor SLU7-A-like, producing the protein MATASVAFKSREDHRKQIELEEARKAGLAPAELDEDGKEINPHIPQYMSSAPWYLNAERPSLKHQRKWKSDPNYTKSWYDRGAKIHQADKYRKGACENCGAMTHDVKSCMERPRKVGAKWTNTHIAPDEKIETFELDYDGKRDRWNGYDASTYARVIERYEARDEARKKYLKEQQLKKLEKSNQNGEDAASDEDEEEDDLRVDEAKVDESKQMDFAKVEKRVRTTGGGSTGTVRNLRIREDTAKYLLNLDVNSAHYDPKTRSMREDPLPDADPNEKFYGGDNQYRNSGQALEFKELNIHAWEAFEKGQDVHMQAAPSQAELVHKSFLIRSEELKHQTKKTIIEKYGNAADENKPPRELLLGQTEMQVEYDRAGRIIKGQEAAVPRSKYEEDIYINNHTTVWGSWWKDHQWGYKCCKQTIRNSYCTGAAGIEAAEAASDLMKANIARKEAATEDPAPVEEKKLATWGTDVPDDLVLDEKLLADALKKEDLRKREEKDERKRKYNVRWNDEVTEEDMEAYRMKKVHHDDPMKDFLH; encoded by the exons ATGGCTACCGCTTCAG TGGCATTTAAGTCCAGGGAGGACCATCGCAAACAGATTGAGTTGGAGGAGGCACGAAAAGCGGGGCTTGCGCCAGCTGAACTTGATGAGGATGGGAAGGAAATCAATCCTCATATTCCCCAGTATATGTCATCTGCGCCTTGGTATCTTAATGCCGAGAGACCT AGTTTGAAACATCAAAGAAAATGGAAATCTGATCCCAATTACACCAAATCATGGTACGATAGAGGTGCTAAAATCCATCAGGCTGACAAGTATAGGAAAGGCGCATGCGAAAA TTGTGGAGCTATGACCCATGATGTGAAGTCATGTATGGAAAGACCACGAAAAGTGGGAGCAAAATGGACAAACACTCACATTGCCCCTGATGAAAAGATAGAAACTTTTGAGCTCGACTATGATGGAAAACGGGACAGATGGAATGGTTATGATGCGTCAACTTATGCTCGAGTCATTGAGAGGTATGAAGCTAGAGATGAAGCACGGAAGAAGTACCTGAAAGAACAACAACTTAAGAAATTGGAGAAGAGCAACCAAAATGGTGAGGATGCTGCAAGTGATGAGGATGAAGAGGAAGATGATCTAAGGGTAGATGAGGCAAAGGTTGATGAGAGCAAACAAATGGACTTTGCAAAGGTTGAGAAGCGTGTGCGTACAACAGGTGGTGGAAGTACAGGAACTGTGAG GAATCTACGTATTCGAGAAGATACTGCAAAATATCTTCTTAATCTTGATGTCAATTCAGCACATTATGATCCCAAGACCAGATCCATGCGAGAGGATCCACTTCCAGATGCAGATCCAAATGAAAAGTTTTATGGG GGTGATAACCAATATAGAAATAGCGGGCAAGCTTTGGAATTTAAGGAGTTGAACATCCATGCTTGGGAAGCATTTGAAAAGGGGCAAGATGTTCACATGCAAGCGGCCCCATCACAAGCTGAATTAGTCCATAAAAGTTTCCTTATCCGAAGTGAGGAGCTGAAGCATCAAACAAAGAAAACCATTATTGAGAAGTATGGCAATGCTGCTGATGAGAACAAGCCTCCAAGAGAACTTCTGCTTGGCCAAACTGAAATGCAAGTTGAGTATGATCGTGCTGGTAGAATAATTAAAGGCCAG GAAGCAGCAGTCCCCAGGAGCAAGTATGAAGAAGATATTTACATTAACAACCACACAACTGTGTGGGGCTCATGGTGGAAGGATCACCAGTGGGGCTATAAGTGCTGCAAGCAGACAATTCGAAATAGCTATTGCACCGGTGCCGCTGGTATTGAGGCTGCTGAAGCTGCAAGTGATCTTATGAAAGCTAATATTGCCCGTAAGGAGGCTGCTACAG AGGATCCTGCACCCGTGGAGGAGAAAAAACTTGCTACGTGGGGTACTGATGTCCCAGATGATTTAGTTCTAGATGAGAAATTGCTTGCTGATGCACTCAAGAAG GAAGATCTAAGGAAGAGGGAAGAGAAAGATGAGAGGAAACGCAAGTATAATGTCAGATGGAACGATGAGGTTACTGAAGAGGACATGGAGGCATACAGGATGAAGAAAGTCCATCATGATGATCCAATGAAAGATTTCCTACACTAA